In Struthio camelus isolate bStrCam1 chromosome 35, bStrCam1.hap1, whole genome shotgun sequence, the DNA window tccccggacacctgggtccctgaggtTCATGGGTGCCCGCAGTACCCCCACTTCCTGAAGCGCGACGCCAACCGGCTGCAGATCATGCTGCAGCGCCGCAAGCGCTACAAGCACCGAACCTTCCTGGGCTACAAGACCCTGGCCGTGGGGCTCATCAACATGGCCGAGGTGGGCGCGGGGCCcgtgggtgctgggcagggggctctgggggctgGGGAACTTCAGAGCGGGTGCCTATGGGTGCTGTGGGAGTCCCAGAGGCACCTCACAGGGTGGCTCTGGGTGCTGGGGAACTAAGGATTGGGGTGCCAGGAGGATGCCGGAGCAGCACAGATCGgggtgtgctgggagctgggacaCTGGATCAGGGTGCCAGAGGATGCCAGGTGCCAGGGCACCGTGGATCAGCGTCCTTGGGGCGATGGTGGGTGCCAGGACACCGCAGATTGAGGTGCccagggggtgctggggaggcagAGCCATCTCacggggtgcagggggctctGGGTGCTGGGGAACTGCAGAGCAGGGTGCTCGGGGCAGTGGGTGCCGGGGCACCGTGGATGGGGGTGGCCAGGGGTGGCAGGTGCTGAGGCACTGGGGATCAGGGTGCCCAGGGTTCCCCGGGgcggtgggtgccagggtgccgGGTGTCAGGGCACCCATGGGGGCCCCCTCAGCCACCTGTCCTGCaggaggggctggtgctggggctgcacAACGTGGTGAAGGACGTGGCGCTGGGGGGTGCTTGGCACCGGGTGCCGGGGCACGCATGGGTGCCAGGGGATCCAGCCTCCCGTCCCGCAGGTGATGCAGCACCCAAGCGAgggggggctggtgctggggctgcacAACGTGGTGAAGGACGTGGCGGTGCCCGTGGCCGAGATCCGGGTGAACTCGCTCTCCAGCCAGCCTATCGACCACGAGGGCAAGAGCAAGCTGTCGGGTGAGGCCCTGAGCACCCACGGGTGCCAGGGGTCCCATGCGGCACCCATGGAGAGGGGAGGGTGTGGGGTACCCGTGGCCGTGTGGGGTCCTTGGCGGGAATGGCTGTGGAGAGAGGTGgatgtggggcagccgggggtgcagggggatggcCACACAtcggggggcacccatgggggtAGGGGTGCAGGGAGCACCCATGGGAAGAAGCAAACAATGCGGAGACACTGGTGAGGGGGGAGCACCGGTGGGGAGGGACAGTCATGGAAGTAGGAAGCACCCATGGGGAAACCCATGGATGCAGGGACACCCTTGGGTGCAGGAGGACGTCagtgggagcagggagcagccatgGGGGAAGGTGGGCAGAGGGACAAGCACGGGTGCAAGGGGACATGCACAGGAAGGAGCAGGCACCCACAGGAGAGGGGGGCACAGCAGCACCCACAGGCACAGGAGAGCAGCCACGGGTAGAGGAGCCACCCACAGGCATGCGGGGGCACCCAAGGGCACAGGGCGACTTCCACCAGCATGGGGGGCACCCCTGGAGTGGGCACCCGGCAGGGCCACCGCAGCCAGGtgcccacccatgggtgccccccagACCGCTCTCCCGACATCGACAACtactcagaggaggaggaggagagcttctCCTCGGAGCAGGAGGGCAGCGACGACGCTCTGCACGGCCAGGTGGGTGCTCGCCGGGTGCACCCTCCCCACctggcacccacgggtgcccccgGCGGTGCCACCCTGTcccgctgccccccaggaccTCTTCTACGAGGAAGAGGAGTTGCAGAAGGTGAAGAAGACAAGGAGGAAGCTCCCAGCTTCCGCCTCCACCCGGGTGAGCAAGTACCCgaccagggtggggggggtgagggtgcccaggggggtctTGCTGCACTCATGGGTGTTGTGGGTGCCCCAGGAGGTGCAGGGGATCCTGGAGGAAGTCTCACTGTGCCCATGGGTGCCCCAGGAGGAGCGTGGGGTCCTGGGGGTGTCCCACTGCACTCAAGGGTGCCCCAGGAGGAGcatggggtcctggggggggggggtcccactgCACCCATGGATGCCTTAGGAGGAGCATGGGGTTCTGAGGGGGGGGGGTCCtactgcacccatgggtgccttaGGAGGAGCATGGGGTTCTGAGGGGGGGGTCCtactgcacccatgggtgccttaGGAGGAGCATGGGGTTCTGAGGGGGGAGGGTCCtactgcacccatgggtgccccaggAGGAGCATGGGGTCGTGGGGGTGTCCCACTGCACTCAAGGGTGCCCCAGGAGGAGCGTGGGGTCCTGGGGGTGTCCCATTGCACCTATGGGTGCCCTAGGAGGAGTGTGGGGTCGTGGAGGTTCTGCTGCACCTGTGGGTGCTccaggagtttgggggggggcagTGCCCAGGAGGCTCCCGTGTCCTGGGGTGCTAGGTGCCAGGGtgctccccagggtgcccccaggGGTGCCCCTGCCGCTACCCTAACCCCCCCATCTCCCCACAGCAGCCCAACATCAAGCAGAAATTCGTGGCCTTGCTCAAACGGTTCAAAGTGTCGGATGAGGTAGGGGTCCCCTCAGGCACCCATGGGTGGCACCAGCCCATGGCGTGCCCTGGGGTCATAGCACCTGGGGACAGGGCACACAGGGGACTGTGGGGTGGGGTGGCACCAAGGTGCCCTGGGGACATGGTACAAGGGGGACTCTGGGGTGCGGTGGCActgggcaccctggggacatggCACGTGGGGGCTCTGGGGATGGCGGGGTGGCATCGGGGCACCATGGGGGACACATCGCAACAGTGCCTCTGGGGATGATGGGGTGGCACCAGGCCACGAGGCACCCTGGGGACGTGGTACGAGGGGGTCTCTGGGGTCGGGACACTGCACGTGggggctctggggatggtggGTGGCAcagggcaccctggggacacagCACAAAGGTGGCTCCGGGGATGACGGGGTGGCACCAGGccatggggcaccctggggacaggctgcatGGGGGGCTCCAGGGCCCGTGGGGTGGTACTGGGCACCTTGGGGACATGCGGCAAGGGGTCTCCCAGTCCAGTGGGGTGGCGCGGGGCAGGTGTGGTGGCacaggggcacccatgggtgccgtGGCGGCAGGTGGGCTTCGGGCTGGAGCACGTGTCGCGCGCCCGCATGCGGGAGGTGGCCGAGGACCTGGACGAGCTCTACGACACCCTGGAGATCTTCAACCCCAGTGACAGCGGCGCCGACCTCGATGACACCGACAGcgtcctcagcacccccaagcCCAAGCTGCGGTgagtgggtgctgctggggcaccccggggtgggtgctgccagccagcggcCCCAGGATGTCCCCATGCCAGCCCGGTGCCAGCTCCATGGCTCCACGTCATCCCCTTGTCAGCCCAGTACTGTCTccatgtccccagggtgtccccatgccaGCTGGGTGCTGGCCCCACATGGCCTTGGTGTCCCCGTGTCAGCCCAGTGCcagctctgtgtccccaaagTGTCCCTGTGCCAGCCAGGTGCTGTCTCTGTGTCCCTGGGTGCCACATTGTCCCTGTGTTAACCCAGTGCCCAGCTCCGTGTCCTTCAGCACCGTGTTGTCTCCGTGCCAGTCTGGTGTGTGGCTCTGTGACCCTGGGCACCATGCCATTCCCGTGTCACCTCTGTGTCCCCAAGCACCTCATTGTTCCTGTGCCATCTCGAGTCCTTGGGCACCGCGCTGtgcccctccgtgtcccctggCACCCAGCTCCGCATCCCTGGGCACCCAGTCCTCCCCCCGTGCCTCATTGTCCGTGTGCCACCTCTGTGTCCCTGGGGGCTGCCTTGTCCCCGTGCCAGCTGGTGCCACCTCTGTGTCCCCAGGCCCTTCTTCGAGGGCATGTCGCAGTCGAGCTCCCAGACTGAGATTGGCAGCCTGGGCCGTGAGGGTGCCAGCGGGGTgagcagcacccatgggtgctgggggggtggtTTGGGGAGCGCTGGGATGGGTGCTGGAGCACTCTGGGGGCTTTGGAGGCactggggtgggtgctgggggggttctGGGGTCACTGGGTGGCTAGGGGGAGGACAGGGGTGGGTGCAGGGGGGTTTGGGAGGCACTGGGTGGCtatggggggcactgggatgggtgctgggggctcTAGGGGCACTGGGTGGCTATGGGGGGCCCTGGAGTGCGTGCTAGGGGGGTTCTGGGAGCACGGGGTAGCTATGGGGGGCACTGGGGTAGGTGCTGGAGGGCTTTGGGGGCACTGGGTGGCcctggggtgggtgctggggggtttggggggcactAGGTGGCtatggggggcactggggtgggTGCTGGAGGGCTTTGGGGCACTGGGTGGCcctggggtgggtgctgggggggtttgGGAGGCACTAGGGGCAagtgggatgggtgctgggggacTCTAGGAAGCACTGGGGTGGGCACTGGGGGGTTCTGGGGGCACTgagatgggtgctgggggggtgatggggtccctgggggcactggggtgggtgctggggagctATGGAGATTTGGGGATGGTTTTGGGGTGCCCTGGAGGTTtctggggggccccgggggggtcccagggcctgGACGAGCCCCCTCTCCCTGTGGCAGGCGGAGGCAGGTGCCGGGTGCAAGGGCGGCCGGAGACCCCCCGAGGACGGCGGGCAGGACCCCGAGGTGCTGGTGAGGGACCCTACCCCGGGGCACCCCAAATGCTGCTGGTggcaccccccccgcacccatcTCTCTCAGTGGtagggtgcccctgacccctcgcaaaacccccccccagcactgggGTGCCCTTAGCTCCCTTCACCCCGATATTGCGGTGCCCTTgacccctcccagacccccctaGCTCCCTTCACCTCCTAATATTAGGGTGCCCCCCCGGTTTTGGGGGACCTCTCCCCACTGATGATGCCCCACACAGGACGGAGGGGGGGACCTCGACCCCCTGCCTGAGCCCGGAGGGGCCCCCGAAAAGCTCAAGACCCCCCTGAAGAACAGCAAAGGGGAGCTGGCGTCACCCAGGTGAGGGGGCACCCTAGGGTGGGGGGCGCCGGGGACCCTGGCGTGGGCTTCAGGCTATAGGTGGGGGGGCTATGGATGTGGGGGGGGATCTGGGTCCTGGGGTCCCAGGGGAGGGATttagggtgctggggtgggggacaCTGGCATccccgggcagggtggggggattggagtgctggggtggggggggaattgGGGTCCCAGGGAAGGGATTGGGGGGAtttaggggggatttggggtgccaGGGTGGaggggggctggagcaggggatcACGTCCCTCGGGGGGGGTCGGGGCACCGGGGCAGGGGGAGTCAGGGTGCTGGGTCCctctggggggggtcagggtgccggGGCAGGGGGAGTCGGGGTGCTGGGTCCCTCTGGGGGGGTCGGGGCGCCGGGTCCCTCGGGGAGtcggggtgctggggcagggggagtcaGGGTGCCAGATCCCTCTGGAGGGGGTCAGGGTGCCAGGGCAGGGTCCCTCGGGGGGCAGGTGGCCGGGTGCCAGCGCGTCCCCGTGCCCGCAGCAAGGCGGACGGGGGACCCTCgacgccgcggccccgccggggcacCCCGCTGCGCGAGCGGCAGCACCCCAAGGCGCCGAGCGAGCGCGCCAACAGCTCCGACAGCGAGCGCTCGCCCGACCTGGCCCTCGGCACCCAGGTGCGTCCTGGGGACACGCTGGGGACACCCCATGACCTGGAGGCGGGGACACCGTGGGGCGGCGAGGATGGGAACAccacggggacgcggggacagcaaggcagggatggggacaccccggggagggggacgccctggggacggggacgccctAGAGACGCAGGGTCCCGCCGCAGGGACGGGGATGCCCCGGAGACACCAGCACAGGGACACCCTGGGGATGCAGACTCAGGGACAGGGGCGCTTGGGGGATGTGGGCACGGGGACACCCCGGGGACACGCTGGGAATGGGGATGCTGCAGCAATGACAATccggggacgccctggggacatggggctccaccatggggacaccagggcaggcacagcttggggacaccctggggacacaggGCTCTGTGATGGGGATGCCAGGGTGGGCACAGCTTGGGGACACCTCGGGTGTCACTGGTCCCTGCAGCGGATGCCTTCatgggcaccgggggggggacagcagggcGGACACAGCTTGGGGACACCCCGAGGTGTCACTGGTCCTTGGAGTGAGTGCCCTCATGGGCACCGGGGTGGGGACACCGAGGTGGGCACAGCTTGGGGACACCCTGGATGTCACTGGTTCCTGCGGTGGGTGACCTCATGGGCACCAGGGTGGGGACAGCGGGGTGTGCACAGCTTGGAGATGCTTCGGGTGTCACTGGTCCCTGCAGCAGGTGCGCTCATGGGCACTGGGGTGGGGACACTGAGGTGAATGCAGCTTGGGGACACCCCGGGGGCTGCCAGCCCCAGCCTCCTGGGTGCCCTCGGCCCCTCCGGGTGCCCGTCCAGGtgctgagggtgctgggggcacccGTAGGTGCCCCGCAAGGTGGTCTATGACCAGCTCAACCAGATCCTGGTGTCGGAGACGGCGCTGCCTGAGAGCATCATCCTGGTGCACACTGGCGAGTGGCAGGGCCAGGTGGGTgccagggaagggggacgggacGTGGGGGCCCGCGGGCACCCACTGACCCCCCTGCCCATTGCCCAGTTCGTGGcggagctgctgcaggagcagaagaAGCCGCTGGTGGGCACGGCGGCCGCCGTTGAGCTCCAGGCCGTGCTCTCGGCCGTCCTCACCCGCATCCAGCGCTAGTGAGTGCCACCGCTGGGTCCCCTCCGTGCCCGCCATGGGGTGCCCGTGGTCCTCATGGCTCCCCCATGCCATTCTTGGGGTGCATGTGGCCCCCAGGTCCCCTCCGTGCCCACCATGGGGTACCTGTGGCACCCGTGTCCCCTCCGTGGCCGCTGTGGGGTGTTTGTggcccccgtgtcccctctgtgCCATCCTTGGGGTGCCCGTGGTCCCTGGGTCACCTCTGTGCCACTGCAGGGTGCTTGTGACACCCGGGTCCCCTCTGTGCTGTCCTCGGGGTGCCCATGTCCCTTGTTCCTGCACCCGGTGCCCCATGGGTGCCTTGTCCCCTGCCGTGGGTGTCCCACCCCAAAGCGCCCCGATGCCCAGTGGGTACCCCCATCGCCCCAGGGGTGTCCCATGCCCACCCTGAAGCACCCCGGCACCCCGTGGGTGCCCCTGTCCCCCACGCATGCCCCATGCCCACCCTGACGTGCCCCACTGTCCTGTAGGTccccccatgggtgcccccccacctgccccaatGTGCCCCGGCGCCCTGTGGGTCCCGCTGGGGGTGTCCTGCGCCCACCCCGAGTGCCCTGTGAGTTCCCctgtgggtgccccccaccccacccaacGTGCCCAGGTGCCCCCATGGGTGCCCCACACCGAACCCGAAGTATCCGGGCGCCCCGTGGGTGCCTTGCAGGGCGCCCACGCTGCGCCGCCCCGGGTGGCGGAGCCCCGGGTGCCCCCACGCGGAGGCACCCACAGGACCCCCACCCGCCTGCGCCCGCAGCTGCAACTGCAACGCGGCGGTGCCGCGGGCGGTGaaggtggtggcggtggggggaCAGAGCTACCACAGCGCCGTGCTGCGCTGCTTCGTCCGGCTGCTGGGCACCCGCGGCCCCGAGTGGCTCGGCTACCTGCGCTTCCTGCTCGTGCCGCTGGGTACGTCACCCCGGGGACACCGGGGGGCGttggggacaccgcggggacgCGGGGCATTGGGCGATGGGGACACGCAGGGTGTTGGGGACATGCGGGGCGTTGGGGACAcgcggggcgcccgcggccctGGTGGCTCGGCTACCTGCGCTTCCTGCTCGTGCCGCTGGGTACGTCACCCCGGGGACACCGGGGGGCGttggggacaccgcggggacgCGGGGCATTGGGCGATGGGGACACGCAGGGTGTTGGGGACATGCGGGGCGTTGGGGACAcgcggggcgcccgcggccctGGTGGCTCGGCTACCTGCGCTTCCTGCTCGTGCCGCTGGGTACGTCACCCCGGGGACACCGCAGGGACAACGTGGGGACACAGGGTGTTGGGGACACATGGGGCAGCAGGGGCATTGGGGACACGCAGGGCACTGGGGACACGTGGGGCGCCCGCGGCTCTGAGTG includes these proteins:
- the PACS1 gene encoding phosphofurin acidic cluster sorting protein 1 isoform X3 codes for the protein MNLYATWEVDRSSPSCVPRLFSLTLKKLVMVREVAKDLSSVVIAVKLQGSKRILRSNEIALPASGLLETELQLTFSLQYPHFLKRDANRLQIMLQRRKRYKHRTFLGYKTLAVGLINMAEVMQHPSEGGLVLGLHNVVKDVAVPVAEIRVNSLSSQPIDHEGKSKLSDRSPDIDNYSEEEEESFSSEQEGSDDALHGQDLFYEEEELQKVKKTRRKLPASASTRQPNIKQKFVALLKRFKVSDEVGFGLEHVSRARMREVAEDLDELYDTLEIFNPSDSGADLDDTDSVLSTPKPKLRPFFEGMSQSSSQTEIGSLGREGASGAEAGAGCKGGRRPPEDGGQDPEDGGGDLDPLPEPGGAPEKLKTPLKNSKGELASPSKADGGPSTPRPRRGTPLRERQHPKAPSERANSSDSERSPDLALGTQVPRKVVYDQLNQILVSETALPESIILVHTGEWQGQFVAELLQEQKKPLVGTAAAVELQAVLSAVLTRIQRYCNCNAAVPRAVKVVAVGGQSYHSAVLRCFVRLLGTRGPEWLGYLRFLLVPLGSHPVAQYLASVDGRYGATFLDPAWRELFGRSEAPATEPFNVVGRIMAYVAGAGATHQLPVAEAMLTCKHKFQDEGSYQKFVPFVGVVKVGLVEDPPPAAGDGDEGPALSLAVPSTSPPGGPGVPREACATPPSSPSMAAATPGGAGDALGLQVDFWVPAGAGAGAGAGAGGTRERAPRDAAKTSLRGTFRSLLVSRLPGPGEAPGPAMALTVVTREKNKKVPALFLSKRPREPQPDSKSQVVEGISRLICSARQPPTLLRVTVDGVEWDDVKFFQLAAQWPTHVKHFPVGLFGAKPP
- the PACS1 gene encoding phosphofurin acidic cluster sorting protein 1 isoform X1, with the protein product MNLYATWEVDRSSPSCVPRLFSLTLKKLVMVREVAKDLSSVVIAVKLQGSKRILRSNEIALPASGLLETELQLTFSLQYPHFLKRDANRLQIMLQRRKRYKHRTFLGYKTLAVGLINMAEVMQHPSEGGLVLGLHNVVKDVAVPVAEIRVNSLSSQPIDHEGKSKLSDRSPDIDNYSEEEEESFSSEQEGSDDALHGQDLFYEEEELQKVKKTRRKLPASASTRQPNIKQKFVALLKRFKVSDEVGFGLEHVSRARMREVAEDLDELYDTLEIFNPSDSGADLDDTDSVLSTPKPKLRPFFEGMSQSSSQTEIGSLGREGASGAEAGAGCKGGRRPPEDGGQDPEVLDGGGDLDPLPEPGGAPEKLKTPLKNSKGELASPSKADGGPSTPRPRRGTPLRERQHPKAPSERANSSDSERSPDLALGTQVPRKVVYDQLNQILVSETALPESIILVHTGEWQGQFVAELLQEQKKPLVGTAAAVELQAVLSAVLTRIQRYCNCNAAVPRAVKVVAVGGQSYHSAVLRCFVRLLGTRGPEWLGYLRFLLVPLGSHPVAQYLASVDGRYGATFLDPAWRELFGRSEAPATEPFNVVGRIMAYVAGAGATHQLPVAEAMLTCKHKFQDEGSYQKFVPFVGVVKVGLVEDPPPAAGDGDEGPALSLAVPSTSPPGGPGVPREACATPPSSPSMAAATPGGAGDALGLQVDFWVPAGAGAGAGAGAGGTRERAPRDAAKTSLRGTFRSLLVSRLPGPGEAPGPAMALTVVTREKNKKVPALFLSKRPREPQPDSKSQVVEGISRLICSARQPPTLLRVTVDGVEWDDVKFFQLAAQWPTHVKHFPVGLFGAKPP
- the PACS1 gene encoding phosphofurin acidic cluster sorting protein 1 isoform X2, with product MNLYATWEVDRSSPSCVPRLFSLTLKKLVMVREVAKDLSSVVIAVKLQGSKRILRSNEIALPASGLLETELQLTFSLQYPHFLKRDANRLQIMLQRRKRYKHRTFLGYKTLAVGLINMAEVMQHPSEGGLVLGLHNVVKDVAVPVAEIRVNSLSSQPIDHEGKSKLSDRSPDIDNYSEEEEESFSSEQEGSDDALHGQDLFYEEEELQKVKKTRRKLPASASTRPNIKQKFVALLKRFKVSDEVGFGLEHVSRARMREVAEDLDELYDTLEIFNPSDSGADLDDTDSVLSTPKPKLRPFFEGMSQSSSQTEIGSLGREGASGAEAGAGCKGGRRPPEDGGQDPEVLDGGGDLDPLPEPGGAPEKLKTPLKNSKGELASPSKADGGPSTPRPRRGTPLRERQHPKAPSERANSSDSERSPDLALGTQVPRKVVYDQLNQILVSETALPESIILVHTGEWQGQFVAELLQEQKKPLVGTAAAVELQAVLSAVLTRIQRYCNCNAAVPRAVKVVAVGGQSYHSAVLRCFVRLLGTRGPEWLGYLRFLLVPLGSHPVAQYLASVDGRYGATFLDPAWRELFGRSEAPATEPFNVVGRIMAYVAGAGATHQLPVAEAMLTCKHKFQDEGSYQKFVPFVGVVKVGLVEDPPPAAGDGDEGPALSLAVPSTSPPGGPGVPREACATPPSSPSMAAATPGGAGDALGLQVDFWVPAGAGAGAGAGAGGTRERAPRDAAKTSLRGTFRSLLVSRLPGPGEAPGPAMALTVVTREKNKKVPALFLSKRPREPQPDSKSQVVEGISRLICSARQPPTLLRVTVDGVEWDDVKFFQLAAQWPTHVKHFPVGLFGAKPP